A window of the Lactobacillus amylovorus DSM 20531 genome harbors these coding sequences:
- a CDS encoding sensor histidine kinase, with product MFKRIFRAIFASTTLVLLVSVALSALSLSIDFDNTEVRNLTSQANLAAAGVNAGGVKYLKELRGENYRVTWIAQNGKVLFDNEENPKKMGNHAQRKEVAEAMKKGTGESERFSTTLSTVTHYYAERLKDGSVVRVAITRNTMLLALLHLISPLLIILLGATAISWLLAKKISKTIVEPLNSLDLDHPLASSNYEEIKPLLSRLDSQNKQISDQIEQLHHREKEFKTVTDAMQEGLILIDLDDKILLSNPAVMTLLDLDDNSKLPEDVKKIVNKNNRTEHAEGIIKRHGRSIQVSASPITSRKVLKGTSILVVDVTEEYHEAQIRREFTANVSHELKTPLQSIMGSAELLENHLVKDEDKDKFYQKIHASSSQLLTLIDDIIRLSHLDEMQQVEERRIDLKSPVQEAIDALQSSFERHNMTLIANLESVYLTANFRLLYEIAYNLIDNAIRYNKPGGHVKVTVGERDGHAVLEVADDGIGVPAEAQQRIFERFYRVDKSHSRKTGGTGLGLSIVKHATEQCHGSIKLFSELGKGSTFTATFPIAHE from the coding sequence ATGTTTAAAAGAATTTTCCGAGCAATCTTCGCGTCGACGACATTGGTTTTGCTGGTGTCAGTCGCATTAAGCGCATTGTCCTTAAGTATCGATTTTGACAATACTGAAGTTCGCAACTTGACTTCACAGGCTAACTTGGCCGCGGCCGGGGTCAATGCCGGCGGAGTGAAGTATTTAAAGGAATTGCGGGGAGAGAATTATCGGGTCACCTGGATCGCCCAGAACGGCAAGGTCCTTTTCGACAATGAGGAGAACCCCAAGAAAATGGGGAATCATGCCCAGCGCAAGGAAGTCGCAGAAGCGATGAAGAAGGGGACGGGCGAGAGCGAGCGCTTCAGCACGACCCTTTCGACCGTAACCCACTATTACGCTGAGCGCCTTAAGGATGGCAGCGTCGTCCGCGTCGCAATCACGCGCAATACGATGCTGCTGGCCTTGCTGCACCTGATTTCACCGCTCTTGATCATTCTCCTGGGGGCAACGGCAATTTCTTGGCTCTTGGCCAAGAAGATCTCCAAGACGATCGTGGAACCGTTAAACAGCCTGGATCTGGACCATCCCCTGGCGAGCTCCAACTATGAAGAAATCAAGCCGCTGCTTTCACGGCTTGACAGTCAGAACAAGCAGATCTCTGACCAAATTGAGCAGCTGCACCATCGCGAGAAGGAGTTTAAGACGGTCACGGATGCCATGCAGGAAGGGTTGATCCTGATTGATCTGGACGACAAGATCCTCCTGTCAAATCCAGCCGTGATGACCTTGCTGGACTTGGACGACAATTCCAAGCTGCCTGAAGACGTAAAGAAGATCGTCAATAAGAACAACCGGACCGAGCATGCCGAAGGAATCATCAAGCGTCATGGCCGCAGCATTCAGGTCAGTGCCAGTCCAATTACCAGCCGCAAGGTTCTTAAGGGGACTTCGATTCTGGTCGTGGACGTCACGGAAGAATATCATGAAGCGCAAATTCGCCGTGAATTTACGGCCAACGTTTCCCACGAACTGAAGACGCCGCTGCAGTCGATTATGGGTTCGGCCGAGCTGCTAGAAAATCACTTGGTCAAAGACGAGGACAAGGACAAATTCTACCAGAAGATTCATGCTTCATCTTCCCAGCTGCTGACCTTGATCGACGATATTATCCGTTTGTCTCATCTGGATGAAATGCAACAGGTTGAAGAACGGCGGATCGACTTGAAGAGTCCGGTCCAAGAAGCCATTGATGCCCTGCAAAGCTCGTTTGAGCGCCACAATATGACGCTGATTGCCAATCTTGAGTCAGTCTACCTGACGGCCAACTTCCGTCTGTTGTATGAGATAGCCTACAATTTGATTGACAATGCAATTCGCTACAACAAGCCCGGCGGCCACGTCAAGGTGACGGTTGGTGAGCGGGACGGCCACGCGGTCTTGGAGGTCGCAGACGATGGGATCGGCGTGCCGGCAGAAGCCCAGCAGCGGATCTTTGAACGCTTCTACAGAGTTGATAAGAGCCACAGCCGCAAGACTGGCGGGACAGGCTTAGGCTTGTCGATCGTCAAGCATGCGACTGAGCAATGCCATGGCTCAATCAAGCTGTTCAGCGAATTGGGCAAGGGGTCAACCTTTACGGCTACCTTCCCAATTGCCCATGAATAA